The Lasioglossum baleicum chromosome 5, iyLasBale1, whole genome shotgun sequence genome segment ACCTGTCCTGGCTTCTCTTTCGTTTTCTCTCGCCTGGCCTGATGCTTCTTCCTTATATCCGCGAATTTTCTGTCGACCACTGAAAACTCGTCGGATATGTAGCGCAACAGAGTCAGCTCGTATTCGTGTCTCTTAACGTAGGCCAGGGCTTCCTGAAAACATTCAATTGAGCATCAATTAACTACTAATTCGTCGAACGATTCGCAGTGCCGGTTCAACTCCGTGGGGCTCTGCGAGCATCCCTCTAACTATcctattgtatatatgtatactggcCACCATAAATTGTCTGTGCAACTTGAATTAGGATCTGGCTAACGATTACaatgtttgcttctccgaatttCGATTTCAAATTAATCCACCAAACCGCGAGATTAAACCAAGTGGCTATTATGGTGGATGCAACGAACAACTTTGAGATTTCTTATTTGCTTATTTCAAATACGACAAAcgactttccctccaacctaatgaAAAGAcctgaaattcgaaattttcaccTTTCTGGGTTGGAAGTACTGCTCCTTGACCATGGGCTGGGTGCTATAGTACTTCCTGTTCTGCAGCATGGTCTCGTGGACAGGGTCGAACAGCAAGTACGTTCCCACGGCGTTGCAGGCAGCCTTCAAGTTTCTCACTGTGTGCGAAGCAGAGATTGGTATTTTGaacgtgtactaaaatacacgCGTGCACGTGGCGCGTTTCACGTTTCACGTTTCACGTGCTGCGTGTATCCGtcaaacagaaatacactaTACATACAATATGGATTGAGATCCGAACAATTACACGTGAAATagctaattattatattaatcccCTCTCTGACGCAACGGAATGCGCTTGAAACGATGTATTTTGACACCGGTCTAATTAGCAAAGCCGTTcctccgcggcgcggcggccggctAACCGGCTGAACAAGATTATGTCACCAGAAAACATTGTCGCATAGGTCGCGGCGAGCCGGGGATGACGAAGTCTGAAACCGCGTTCCAGGGATAACGAGGCTGCTCGACCAATCGGACCAACTCGTCGGACGAGATTAATCCAATTAAACCTCCTTCGGAGCATGAGTAACAGCTTCCTGAGGAGTTTCGGCTGATTGCCGACGCAACGATTCATTCGCGGGGACTACAAGGGACGACAAGGTCGCGCAATTTCGTACGATAACCAACGGCACCGGACACATCGGGGGCTCGTTATCGTCTCGCGTCTCCTCTACTCTATTCGTCTATTCGGTTTATCGTGAATGGACCAACGTCGATAAGAATTTTCACAAATAGACACGGACaggatacgtatatgtatatgacaGATAAAAATTGAGCAACGTTGTGGTCCAGTCGTCCCGCCGCACCGCGACGCACTTACATTTGTAATAGGCGAACTGTAGGTAATCGTAGTGGCTCTTCAGCATGTCTCCCCGGTAGTCGCCGTTTATGTTGTTCAGCCTCTGGTGGCAGATCTGCTTGCACTTCAGGCAGAACGTGAAGTGGTCTGAAAAAGTATAAAGAAAATGTGTAGACTGAAAAATACTTGTTCGTTGATTCGTTCTGTCGTCACTGGACCGCGAGCGTTTCAGCGAGATGTAAATTCTCCAACCGAATCGTAAGAAACTCAAGTTGAATAAAAATCTATTCGAGAGATTCTGATAAAAGGTAGAGAATATTGGGAAGCGATCGGTGACGACAGTCGTCACTGACGACTGACGACtgacgacacgacgcgacgtcaCGAATCAATTTTCGAGCTCGATGGAAGGgaaaatttgtttctcggacATGTTCCACTCACTGGCGATGGAGGACGTGAACTCCGGGTGCCAGCCCTGATCGAAAGGCCCCTCGCAGTAGAACCTGCACTCCTCCTCGGCCTGTAGATAGGACGCCAAAGAAGCCTCGAACAGAGCCACCGCTTCCGCGTAGTTTGCGTCCTCGTAAGCCAACACCCCTTTGAAGTATATGCTGACATAAGGCGCTGCTTCTAGGTTTACGATGTTCTGCGTCTCCACGCCGGGAAACATTAGATAGTGTTTCAGAGCTTTTATGCTCATTTCGTGTTTTGGGTGGCGAACCAGGAACGTGAAAACAGCGTCCGCCGCGTCTTTGTAGCGTTGCTTCTGCAAGATTAATCGTTATCGTTGCGCATTAGACGCTGCGTCTGCTTTCGCGTTTTACAGTTTTATCAAACCATTTTCTTCGCAATCGTTTTCCTCAATTATTTTTTCGGTGCAGATTCGGTGCAAGGCGAAGGGAGGCGATCAAGTTTGAGGTACCGGGTTAGCAAATCGCGCTATCATCGCTATTGATCGAAGAGGTATGTAGGTACTTCCAGTGAAACGGATAGTTGTACGTGTACAATGAAAGGTTGCTGCAAAAATGCTAGGAAACTTTTAGTGCCGAGAAAGATaaggatatacatatattggcgccattatccccccccccctcccctacCCTGTGTATTCCAAGGGAGCTTTTACGACTAGATCCGAACGCGTGTAACTGCATGGTTCCAGCTCCAGCATCGGTTCCTCGTCGAGCCGACGATGTATTTAGGCTGGTTTTTACGACCCATCcgcttatatgtatattcgttaAACtcgaattatataaaatttactaaAAAGTTGCGGGCGTGGGATCGGCCAAACCGACTATAAACTCCAGAAAAGCTAGCGAAAATTGATGGAACAGAAAAAAGCAAAAGATTCGAACTAAAAGTATTAAAGAAAGGAATAAATTTTGATTCACAGTTCCAGTACCTCGTATGTTTCATGTAGAATGTAGATTTTTATGACTTGTAAAAAGTCGGAGAGACtcatttgtgtgtgtgtgtgtgtgtgtgtgtgtgtaaaaaGAGTTTCTACAGTTTCTAGtctctatactctataccaTTTTTAAAGATAAGAACACGGGTAGCATCGTCGCTTACCTTGAAATAGCAGATGTGTAAGTACTCGTACACGTGATAGTTTGTCAGTTTGCTCTCAGTTTCACGCGGCAGCGTCTTCAAAGCGTTGTCACCGGCGATCTCGAGGTACTCCTGATTGCATGTCAGAAGACACAGCGTTTCCACAATCTTCCTCTCGTAGAAGTGTAGATCCTCGATGTTCTCCGGGAAGATCGGAGCCTCGCTGTTAGCTTTTGCCCTGCACTTTTTTCTGCAGTTGACCACCATCCGCTTGTAAACCTTGTACCTGCAAGAAGGACTCGCTTATTTCTACCGGAAGTAGAATCCAGAAACGTCGAGGATGTAGCTATTCTAGCTTAAACGTTCTTCGAAAGAATATGAAAAACCGTACAATTCAAATTGGTTTCCATTTCTTAAATTCgatcgatgcagagaattttagATTtcccataaatatccgcagtttactaatattaatctacagagaAAAAGAGACATCGAAAGTTTCGCATCCGCTGAATAATTTCGATTTTCAGTGCGTAGTGCGTACCCGTGCCAGACTTGGTTGAAATTCTCGACGCAACGGTCCCAGTCCTCATCGAGATAAGCTTGGACAGCATCGTAGTAGATCTCGTGCAAGGTTCTGTCCGTTACCGACAAATCCAGCTCCGGTACTACGATTGGATCGGCCGGATCATCGATCCGGATCTCGTTGAACAGGGTGTCGTTGTTGCCGGCGATCGTGCCGCAGAAAAACAAGATCAACACAAAGAATCTCATCGTCGTCGAGCACCGCGTTTCGCTTCGCTGTTTCGCACTGAACTCTGCCGACGAGCCGACGCgacacgcgacgcgacgagagCCGCCGCCAGCCGCCGCTCTCTGTGGGATGTGGGATTTAACATCACGAAGCATACGTAATCGTTTCTCCCCACTACGCAACGCAAACGCTCCGAACGCGGCTTTCGCTGCTGGTGCTGGTGCTGGTGCTGATGCTGGTTGGTGGGtatgggggaggggggggggggcagtagCGAGACGAGTTCTCCATGAAACGATTCAAACCAGTGCAGAACCGATCCGAACAACCACTTCAACTTTCCATCGTTTTTTCCATCGGAAGCTTCAACAAATCAAACTTTTATCTTCCAAGCGAACATTTCTGCATATATCTTTCTTCCCTGTGTTTATCGAATATAAGAGAGAGTACGTCTTCGCCAAATATTCAATCAATTGGATCAGTAGTCGGGGAAGATATGAACGGTAGCCCGGAAAGATCTGTTCGTTTAAGATTTAAATGAACTAATTGTTTGGccaacgcggcgcggcgcggcgcggcgtcgacaTTTTCTAAACCAATTCATTTGATGAAAAAGGTgagtaataaaattatttttacgtcACCAAGATGCAGATCTCTGGACCATCATCGTTCTCGATGTTTCTAACATATTTCATCTACACGTTGAGAACGCTTTCCTAATTGTTCATTTTTTGGTCCCTTCGATCGAAAACTGGTTCCGATCGACGAAGCCACTGTGTTATTGCTATATGCAAATGCGATTTTCAAGATTCGCAAACCTGTGCATTCTGGGATAAGATCCGTTGTCTTTATCTGGATAGAAGACACCGAACAACAGCCAAAAGATAGAGTAATGTTATCTTATAAAGAAAATAAGGATTTCGGTTCAACGAAACATTGAATTAGGACTTTCCCCGATAACTCTACGACTCTACAACTGCAAAAATACGAGAATTAAAAAACTGAATCTATGCTGAAGTTAAATCTATACAggctaaaaataaattagtgtgGCATACCTCCAGAAAGAAGCCAGCCGCCAGCCGGCAGCCGGTGATTTTTCAACGGAGATAATGTTGATACAACCATAAAATGATCTGTCTTTGGTGTTGGAGGGTGTTGAAATGATAAGACGAGAATCGTGCCGTATAATAAAGAAACGAAACTGTATTTCACGTGGAGAGCATGTAATATAATTATCAAACGTTCGTCGAGTTCGCTGATAAACATTCTCACGGAGAACATCCAGTTCGCTTAtcacaataaaaaagaaaagaaacgaagaACAGAGTTCCATCGGAGGTGTTCTTTTTCTTCTCCTAACAAAAAAAGAagcgaagagaaaaaaaaagaaaaagaaaaagagcgcCTGCTTCCTACGATCTACATATAATATGATAGTATATCACTGCTCGATCGGTttcccgcggcgcggcgcggcaccgacgagatatgcAGAGAGACTGTTAGcctctgtgctattcagcgacatAGACATTGCCTATCTGGCAAGCGGGCACAGGTGGGCGCGGGAATATCGTGGAACTAACAATCATCTGAAATAccaacatcgctaaaagttccgCTACCGAAGAGAAGAGTCGGTGGTTCCGCGCTCTTTACCCAAATGGAACCAGAGAATACAATATGACAGTGTTCACGCCCGGGGTGAGAACCAGCTTGAATAATACACATACGTATTTGTCTAAAAAAGACAGCGCAGGCGCACCTAAAGAAAACTTTCATATTTTAAACCATAAAAATCAACACTAAAACATTGTCTGAAATATCTGCTTAACTTGGAATACGCTCGGTGCAAAATGTAACAATTCGCAATGTAATATTATCGATATAGTTCCGTAACGTTGGTTCCGTGgatttgccttctcaccgacgcgacgcgacgcgacgagaatctcctcgcGGTGACCTTCTGCACCCACGAGATCGCGTCGATGGCCTTCCGTTTCTTATGCCAGCTAGAATACATCCTAGTGGGCTTAAGAAAACACTGAATTATTCGAGTGACTCgatctcccataaggctggcagtctttaacagtatgtATCTCGTCGGAGCCCGCCGCGGTCTCGCATCGAACGATCTTGCAATTACACAAGATACAATCGAGGAAATAGAACTGGGGGTCTTTTCTCCGCGGGCAGGATTTCGTCGAACCTTGTACGCTGGTCAATTTTCGCTGTACAATCGGAAACGGAAAGACGGTCAGAGGAGAAACGCGACGACGACACTCGACGCCGGCGAATCGAAATTCGGAAGTTTTCGCGTTTCCGGCTGTAGAATCAAACACCACGCACACGTCTCAACGATAATACATACGGACTACGGACGCCCCTGAGAGTTCACGGTCGTCTAAAAACGATTTACGCGGTTCTCTCTTAGAAAAAGTCTCTCGTCGAGCAAAGAAGAAGATGGAAGTTCGTTTCGGTAGCCACGGTGAGATCGCGGAACGTCCGTAGTCCGGTAATAAGACACCAACTAATACATTTACTCCTCCATACAtattgtgtgtatgtgtgtatatatatataatcacaACCCACTTAAATGTAATGAAACAATGTTCAACAAATCATCGATCCTCGTCTATGTTGCTCTGTGTCGCACGCTACGCGTGCAACGCACGATGGTCCGAGCTACCAATAAGACGATGATGGACGTCGACGTGTCTCGATTAGCCTCGAACCAAAACAGAAACATCGAACAGAGGAGACACAGCATGTGCGTACAGGTACAATCGAGCAAACAGCGATCAAGCAGacatttcaaattcaattacaGTTCGAAGCCTGCAACTGCAACCGGAAAGCACAAAATTAAACATCTGAGAATTGTAGAACCGGCGAGCGCTGttgcattattcgaaagcataAAGGTGCGCGTGTAGACATTTTGATaaagctgccgaataatgcaaattacgccttgtaaacgtaaaaataggactttcgaggaagACAGCGGTCTAaacacacccttgcaatcctggaaatgagACTACGCCCGTAACTACTCGAAGAAAAAGAACACGACacaactttctctctctctctccctctctctctctctctctctctctctctcgctcccccCTCCCTCCCTTCCCCCTTTCGACAAATTTCCAAGATCTCGAGTCAACAAGATTTCAGCGTTCTTTCACCCCCAACTAATTGTTCGCTCGAACGTTTCTCGATTGAACCGGGATtttcgaaacaccctgtacaccgATCCTCTCGAGGGAAGCTTCGCCCCTGTACGTGGAAATTCGTCTACCGCCCACATCCTCGTGCGATTCTCTCTCGATCAAACTGCATTCTCTCCGAACGGGAGATCGGTATCGATCCTTCTCTCGAGATCTTCTCGACGAGTTCCTAGTTCCCGCGGTATCCTTTCCATCAACAACCATGCGGAGTTAACGTATGCAAACGGGAGCGGGGGTGAGGCGACAGTTTGAACGACAACAGTTGTGAGGCGACGAGCGATCCCCCAGCTGTTCACGATCGTCAAGTATAATAAAATGAGTCTGCTCGACAAATTCGCTGTCTAGCATGTAGACTGTACACGCATCGGTCGGTTTTAGCCGTTGAACAATGAGGAACATTTCTATGTACAGAGATGCGAAGACAGCAACTCCTCACGATTTGCCAGTTTCTCTTGCAGAAATATCAGGAAATTCTGCcgaaaacaatgaaaattaaatttttcttgCTGGAAAGTATTTTAAGGGACTCCACCCCCGGAAACCAATCGATCCTTTTTGGAATATGTATGACACAAACGAACTTGGTCGCCAGAAGCTGACAGATGACACTTGGAAACGATTGAGTGGAAACCTTGAATAAGATGTTTCTTGTACATTACgatataattagacagcgaatttga includes the following:
- the LOC143208924 gene encoding prolyl 3-hydroxylase 1 isoform X2 — translated: MLRDVKSHIPQRAAAGGGSRRVACRVGSSAEFSAKQRSETRCSTTMRFFVLILFFCGTIAGNNDTLFNEIRIDDPADPIVVPELDLSVTDRTLHEIYYDAVQAYLDEDWDRCVENFNQVWHGYKVYKRMVVNCRKKCRAKANSEAPIFPENIEDLHFYERKIVETLCLLTCNQEYLEIAGDNALKTLPRETESKLTNYHVYEYLHICYFKKQRYKDAADAVFTFLVRHPKHEMSIKALKHYLMFPGVETQNIVNLEAAPYVSIYFKGVLAYEDANYAEAVALFEASLASYLQAEEECRFYCEGPFDQGWHPEFTSSIANHFTFCLKCKQICHQRLNNINGDYRGDMLKSHYDYLQFAYYKLRNLKAACNAVGTYLLFDPVHETMLQNRKYYSTQPMVKEQYFQPRKEALAYVKRHEYELTLLRYISDEFSVVDRKFADIRKKHQARREKTKEKPGQKIEEVEALHPPPGHSFSNTLLFNNLSAIQDEKHAIPDRKPQRVRDDISVVAEAKELGGKNRYVADGFLNSTECELLMRLASMTAVEGDGYNEYKSPHSKYERFEGITVGRVALMVYLGQIESERLRQLLETTEEARSHVERYFGLDRALHVTYTHLVCRTALPGWRVLLREGSRDPRIGQLGFSAMRPYGGFLRRWRESSWCQGCCSRQTVCLGSVVHAGSEVQRVREDFSRGDLREGGFGWACHQRGGRPGAFEVRGSSYPVCQQRRFPKGVLERFFLKRTEVSQYLQYFNCSRYLNAVPTENLSSFLNNHCR
- the LOC143208924 gene encoding prolyl 3-hydroxylase 1 isoform X3; the protein is MLRDVKSHIPQRAAAGGGSRRVACRVGSSAEFSAKQRSETRCSTTMRFFVLILFFCGTIAGNNDTLFNEIRIDDPADPIVVPELDLSVTDRTLHEIYYDAVQAYLDEDWDRCVENFNQVWHGYKVYKRMVVNCRKKCRAKANSEAPIFPENIEDLHFYERKIVETLCLLTCNQEYLEIAGDNALKTLPRETESKLTNYHVYEYLHICYFKKQRYKDAADAVFTFLVRHPKHEMSIKALKHYLMFPGVETQNIVNLEAAPYVSIYFKGVLAYEDANYAEAVALFEASLASYLQAEEECRFYCEGPFDQGWHPEFTSSIANHFTFCLKCKQICHQRLNNINGDYRGDMLKSHYDYLQFAYYKLRNLKAACNAVGTYLLFDPVHETMLQNRKYYSTQPMVKEQYFQPRKEALAYVKRHEYELTLLRYISDEFSVVDRKFADIRKKHQARREKTKEKPGQKIEEVEALHPPPGHSFSNTLLFNNLSAIQDEKHAIPDRKPQRVRDDISVVAEAKELGGKNRYVADGFLNSTECELLMRLASMTAVEGDGYNEYKSPHSKYERFEGITVGRVALMVYLGQIESERLRQLLETTEEARSHVERYFGLDRALHVTYTHLVCRTALPGNFDPMHQRDSGPFRS
- the LOC143208924 gene encoding prolyl 3-hydroxylase 2 isoform X1; this translates as MLRDVKSHIPQRAAAGGGSRRVACRVGSSAEFSAKQRSETRCSTTMRFFVLILFFCGTIAGNNDTLFNEIRIDDPADPIVVPELDLSVTDRTLHEIYYDAVQAYLDEDWDRCVENFNQVWHGYKVYKRMVVNCRKKCRAKANSEAPIFPENIEDLHFYERKIVETLCLLTCNQEYLEIAGDNALKTLPRETESKLTNYHVYEYLHICYFKKQRYKDAADAVFTFLVRHPKHEMSIKALKHYLMFPGVETQNIVNLEAAPYVSIYFKGVLAYEDANYAEAVALFEASLASYLQAEEECRFYCEGPFDQGWHPEFTSSIANHFTFCLKCKQICHQRLNNINGDYRGDMLKSHYDYLQFAYYKLRNLKAACNAVGTYLLFDPVHETMLQNRKYYSTQPMVKEQYFQPRKEALAYVKRHEYELTLLRYISDEFSVVDRKFADIRKKHQARREKTKEKPGQKIEEVEALHPPPGHSFSNTLLFNNLSAIQDEKHAIPDRKPQRVRDDISVVAEAKELGGKNRYVADGFLNSTECELLMRLASMTAVEGDGYNEYKSPHSKYERFEGITVGRVALMVYLGQIESERLRQLLETTEEARSHVERYFGLDRALHVTYTHLVCRTALPDSPGDPNDLSHQVHADNCLLNDRNVCVHESPAYTWRDHSAILYLNQDFQGGEFFFAKDRVIRESDSLVSPRCGRMVAFSAGGENLHGVRGVVRGRRCALALWFTQDQRYREYERTLAEAILERVASVGPATNEEDVQVPLRYEDLLIRYANSDVFLKEFLRDSS